In Granulicella mallensis MP5ACTX8, the sequence ACAGCGAGAAGGCATCCGCCGTCGAACCCGCAAACCCGGCGAGGATCTTCTCGTTGTAAAGGCGGCGGATCTTCTTCGCCGAATGCTTCATGACCGTCGACCCAAGGGTCACCTGGCCGTCGGCGGCCATTACCATTGAGTCGCCGCGCCGCACGCAGATGACCGTCGTCGAGCGCACGCGGCGACCTTCGCCAAGGTCGAGCGGATGGACGTTTCTGTCTGTTTTCGCAATATTTTTTCGCATAGGTCGCACAGGGCAGTATATCGCCGTGGGGGTATTGGGTTGATTTTGGGGTTGTGGGGGCTTGGTTTTGCTGTTGCCTTTGCTTTTCTGGTTGTCATTCCGAGGCGAAGCCGAGAGAACCTGCTTCCTCCCGTTCTTAACTCGTGCCAATTCAACCTATGCCTTCTTGATTTCGCCTATATTTTCTGGGCAGTACGAACGAAAAACGGGAGACAGCATGTTCGCTCGCTGCGCTCGGAATGACAACCAGAAAGGCAAGAGCAAAAACAACGGCAAGTGCTGCAACAACAGCAGCGACAGCAAAAACAATGCCGGGCGCGAACCATACTTGGCTCACCTTTCATCCAGAAAACAAATCTCTGCGCTATTCTTTCCCCAAGCCGTGAAGCCCTATTTCCATGACCTCGTGCACGTTTTCGATGGCCAGATTCGACAGGCCCCGCGCCTGATCGGCGGCATTGTTGCAGGTATCGTCCTTGTCTCCGGCATCGCCTGGTGGATCGTTCGACGCCTTCGTCCTTCAGCCGATGAGCTGGAGCGTCGCCGTTGCGAGCGTATCGCCATTGGCGGACGCATTACCGATGGCTATCTCGTCGACGCCCGTTCGCTCGACGGCGAAGAGAGCCTTTCTCCCACACCCGAGGTCCTGTTCTACAGCTATCGCCTCGCAGGAGTGACGTATAACTGCGCGCAGGATGTCTCACGTCTGCCCGAACGCGTGCGCGGCTTCCGGCTCGACCAGGCGGTGCAGGTGCGCTACGACCCGCGCAATCCCGGCAACAGCATCCTGGTCTCCGAGAGCTGGAGCGGGTTGTGGCTGCGGCAGAGTTCCAGTGAGCCGAAAGAACAGGAACATCCGGGGTAGAGATCCGCCCGTCTGCGGAGCTGGAATCACCCCAACCTTGTCATCTCGACCGGAGGCGGCGCTTTTGCCGCCGTAGTGGAGAGACCTGCAGATTGCCTGCGCGGGCACCATCGCCAGCACGACAAACTGCAGGTCTCTCCACTACGCATGACATAACGCCGTCATGCTTCGGTCGAGATGACAAGGTATGGGTATTGCAGATGAAAACAACTCCCTATTTCTCACTCGCCTTGCGCGCGGCCTCGAACTCATCGCCGGCCTTCCACTCCACCGTGTGCGGCGCGTGGATCACCTGCCAGCCAAGATCGATCCCGAACCGCACCAGCTTCGCGTCTCCCTTGAAGTCCCACTGCGGATCGAAGTTGTCGCTGAAGTTGTGATAGTGGTTCTCGTTGAAGCTCTTCTCCTGAGCGGCGCCCCACGCGTGATCATGGCCCTCATACAGCGTGCCCGCGTCGATGGAGAACGCCGGAATGCCTACACGCGACAGGCTGAAGTGATCGCTGCGATAGTAGCTGCCCGCCTCAGGTCGAGGGTCGGGAACGATCGCCAGGTCGAAGCGCTTCGCCGTCGCCTGCACCTCGGGATAGAACGTTGTGCGCTGCGCTCCATTGACGTTGATCTCCTGCTGCACGCCGATCGGCAGCAGCATGTCGTAGTTGATGTCGAGCGCGATCTGAGAGACCGGCACCGGCGGGTGCTGGCCAAGATACTCCGAGCCCAGCAGCCCCTGCTCTTCCGCTGTGACTGCCGCGACGATCACCGAGTGAGGCAGGTCACTCGGCGGAACCTGCTTCCAGGCTCGCGCCATCTCCAGGATCATCGCCACGCCGGTCCCGTTGTCGGCAGCACCGTTGTAGATGTTGTCGCCCGGCATCCCCGGAACGAAGCCGAGGTGATCGTAGTGCGCCGTGTAGAGCACCGCCTGGTCGGGTTTGCCGCTGGCCTTGTTCTGTCCCGGCAGCATCGCGACGACGTTCGGGCTCTGGAACGGGCGCACCGTGCTGGTCACCGTGGCCTTCAGCCGCACGGGCAGCTCGACCGCATGGAAGCCGCGCTGCCCCGCAGCCGCAAACTCCTTGTCGAGATCGAGTCCGCTCATCGCGAACAGCTTGCGGGCCACGTCGAGGTGAATCCAGCTCGCGGCCTGCAGGCGTGGGTTTGCGTCATCGCGCAGCGCGGTGCGCTCGCCGGAGTTCGAGTTCTTCACCACGTCCCAGCCATAGCTCGCTAGATCGGTGCGATGAATGATCAGTGCTCCCACCGCACCCTTGCGGGCAGCCTGCTCGAACTTGTACGTCCAGCGGCCGTAGTAGGTCAGCGCCTTGCCCGCGAAGAACTTCGGGTCGTCCGAGGGTGGGTCCCCGACGATGCAGAGGATGATCTTGCCCTTGACGTCGACACCAGCATAGTCGTCCCAGTTGAACTCAGGAGCCGTCGCGCCATAGCCGACGAAGACGATCGGCGCGTCGATCGTGGTCACCGGGGTCAGCGTCTGGTTCGTAACGACGAAGTCGTCGCCAAACTTCAGCAGGACAGGCTTGCCCTTCTCCGATTCCAGGGTGAAGGAGGTCTCCGCCGGCTTGACCTTCATGCCGACGAAGTTCACCTGCTGGAAGAACGTGCCGTTATCGCCGGCAGGGGTCAGGCCTTCGAGCGCGAACTGCGTGGCGATGTACTGGGCTGCAAGCTCGCCGCCGCGCAGGCCTGGGTAGCGGCCTTCGAGCTGGTCGTCGGAGAGGAACTTGTCCTGCTCGCGAATGCGGTCTGAGCTTACCGACTTCTCCGCAGTGCTCAGCGGGCTCTGGCTCAATGCTTTGCCTGTGCTCATGCCCGCTGCCATCAGCAGCAGCGCCGTCATCGTCCAATACTTCGTCATCGTCACGTCTTCCTTTGGGGCTTGTTTCTGGTTGATTGCCAGTATAGGTGGCGATACGACGTCCTTGTTGTTTGTTTTTCGTCGTCATCCTGAAGCGTAGCTGAAGAATGAGCGACAGCAATTTCAGATCAGGTTGAAAGTGAGAAGTGGCCCGAGACCAAGCCCCGCAGGGGCGGCTCTATCAAAGCCCAGGGTGAAACCTTGGGTTAGGGCGCATAACGAATAGATAGAGCCCTGAAAGGGCGATCTATCGTGGTCGCGTGGTCGCATCGATAGGACGCCCTTTCAGGGCTTATTCTCTTCTCGCCACGCTTACCCAGGGTTTCACCCTGGGCTATGATGGTGTCGCCCCTTCGGGGCTTAGACTCGTGGCTCTTCAAAAATAAGAGCCCTTCTCCTTCATTTATGCTGGCCCCAATGCGGGGGTCCTTCGCCTACGGCTCAGGATGACGACGAAAAACAAACAACGGCAGCGACGGCAAAAACGTTGACAACCCCGGCCCTTGCTACCTCGACATCACACCCACCCGCTGCAACACCTTGCGCGCGAGCCCTGTCAGCGGTAGATCGCGCAGCTTCGCCGCAGGCGTCCAGATCAAATCGCTGGCAGCGGCAGGAACCGCATCGCGCAACTTGCCCTCGGCAAACACCTGCACGTCATAGTTTGTATTCGTAATCGAGTGCTTCACCCGCAATAACGGCTCATAGGCGGCGACGGCATCCATCGACAGCGGCGGAAGCTCCAGCATGCCCGGCATCAGCGAGGCCTCGGCCGAACGGCGCTCCAGCAGAACCCTCTCCCCGCGCCGCGCGAGCAGATAGGCGACACTGCGGCTCCGCTGCTTCTGTCTCACCGGGGTTACGTGTTCGCCTCGCGTTCTGCAAAGCCCTACCACCGGGCACTGCAGGCACAGCGGCGACTTCGGCGTGCAGATCGTGGCACCCAGCTCCATCATGGCTTGGTTGTGGTCTCCCGGAGGATTGCCCACCCCGCGCTTCGCTGCCGCGGGCACGAGGGACTGGGCCGCCTTCGTGATCCGAGCGCGGCCTGCGCCTGTCCGCTCTTCCGGCAGTCCCATGAGGCGCAGCAGGACGCGTTCGACGTTGCCGTCCACCACAGCGACGCTCTCTCCGAAGGCGATGCTGGCAATCGCGGCGGCCGTATAGTCGCCGACACCCGGCAAGGCCTTCAGCTCTGCCGCCGAGCGCGGCATCTCCCCGTGCAGCTCGCCCACCACAAACTGGGCTCCGCGATGCAGCATGCGCGCGCGCCGGTAGTAGCCCAGGCCGCTCCACAGGGCGAGCACGTCGTTCTCTTCCGCTGCGGCCAGGGCCTGCAGCGTGGGGAAGCGGGTAAGGAACTCGCGATAGCGCTCGATCACCGTAGCCACGCGCGTCTGCTGCAGCATGACCTCCGACAGCCACGTCGCATAGGGGTCGTCGATCCCGCGCCAGGGTAATACACGGGCATGTTCGCGGTACCAGCCCAGCAACAACCGGCGAAATTCAATCGCGGGTACTTCAATTTCAGGAGCGATACCGGTCCCTGCAACAGCCTGTTTCATCGACTTAGTCTACTTGCCGGTTTGTGATGGGTACTCCGGGGCGTACACTTGGAGGAGTGCAGGCGGCCGGATGATCGCTGCCTCCCGCGGCTTGCTGTCGGGAGGGGGAGGAAAGTCCGAACTCCGCAGGGCAGTGTGCCGGATAACGTCCGGGACCCATGCGTCAAGGCATGGGGACGGCCAGTGCAACAGAAAGCAAACCGCCTCAGGCTGTTGAGCGGGCTTCGCAAGAGGCACGTTCATGCAAGCGGTCTGCGGTAAGGGTGAAAGGGTGGGGTAAGAGCCCACCGCGTTCGCAGTAATGCAAACGGCACGGTAAACCCCACACGGAGCAAGACCAAATAGGCAGGGAGACAGCCGACCCTCTTCAGTCGGCAGTCGCGCAACGGCCCGTTGCGCCCAGGTTGAAGGGCAAGAGCGTGCGCAAGCATGCTGACCGGAACCTGCGGGTAGGTTGCTGGAGCGCCGCAGTAATGCGTCGCCTAGAGGAATGATCGTCTAAAACAAAATTCGGCTTACGGGCCGCCTGCACAGAATTTCACATCGCTACACGGGAACAGACAACAACGATCGCCCCGGAGCATTTCATCTTTGCTCGGCACGGAATTTCCGTCGGCCCGGTTGACGGAAATTCATGGCTACTGCTGTGGGAATAGCGTAAACTTTGCCCATCATGGCCTCTTTTCGTACGCGCTCTCTGTCCAGATTTGCCCTGGCCTTCTCCGCTTCCGTCTGTCTGGCCTCTGTGTTGACCGGCTGCGGAACCGGGGCTCTCGATACCTCCAGCACAGGAACTCTCGGCATTCAGGGCCATGTTTTTGGTGGCCAGCAGCCTGTCTCAGGCGCCTCCATCTTCCTCTACGTCGCGGGTACCGGCGGCAACGGCTCTGCCGCGACCCCCATCCTCCAGGGTGCGGTCACGACCAGCGCGGACGGCACCTTTAGTATCGGCACCAACTACTCCTGCCCCTCCGGCACGGATCAGACCTATATCGCGGCGGTCAACGGCAATCCTGGGCTCGGCACGGGCAACAACAATGCGCTCGTCCTGATGGCCGCACTTGGAGACTGCAGCAACCTCAGCAGCTTCTCCTTCGTTAATATCAACGAAGTAACGACCGCAGCCGCAGCCTGGGCACTGGCACCGTTCACGACGTCTTACACCAACGTCGGCTCGAGCTCGACGAACACCAAGGGCATCCAGAACGCCTTCCTGGACGCACAGCTGCTCGCCGACTCCAGCACAGGCCTGCCCCCCACAACGCTTCCTTCGAACCTGACCTTCGAAACCAGCAAGCTGTACACCCTGGCCAATGCCATCGCCTCCTGCGTCAACTCGGATGGCGGGTCTTCCTGCAGCCCCCTGTTCAAGGCCGCAACGCCAAGCGGTGGGGTCGCACCGACCGACACCCTCGGTGCCGCGCTGAACATCGTCAAGCACCCTGCTCAGAATGTCGCGGCGGTCTTTACAGCAGCGTCGTCCCAGCCGCCCTTCCCGTCGCTGCCCAAGGCGCCGAACGATTGGACGATGACGATGACGGTCACCGGCGGCGGGTTGAGCAATCCTGACCCTATCGATATCGACAGCAACGGCTTCGTATGGGCGGGCAATCACAACGACTCTACCGGCCAGCCCAACACCTCCAGCATCAGTGAGTTCTCGCCGCAGGGCACTCCGCTCAGCCCCTCTACAGGGTACGGTTTTGGCCTCCTGGATGAGGTTCTGGGCCTGACCATCGACTCCAGCGACAACGTCTGGGTTACGAATGAGGAGAACAAGGGCGCGCTCAATGGAAGCCTCACTGGATTTTCCGGTGCAAGTTCGTCGACGCCGGGCACTCCTATCGTCAACAGCGCCAGCGGCGTGCCCTACTTCCTGGACCCCGATCCCACGAACGGGACCTACTTCCCGGTCGCCCTCTCGACCAACGCCAGCGACCAGATCTTCGTACTCAACCAGAATACGAACCACGAATCGGTCTTCAATCCCACCACGGGTGCCTTTTCGCCCCTGGCCATCAACAATGTCAACTTCCCTGTAGCGATTGCCGCCGATGCATCGGGTGGCCTCTGGATTGCCAATTCATGCGTCTCGGGCTGCAGCGCTACCGGCGGGCCTCCGAATGGGGCCGGCGACAGCACGGTTACGCACGTCGCCTCCGACGGCACGGCCATGCGGCCGGTGTGCTGCTTCACGCCGAGCAGCCTGGCTACTGACGGCCTGGGGAATGCCTGGATCGCAGACGGCGGAAACAACTCTGTCAGCGAGATTTCGCCCGCCGGCACGGTAGTCGTCAACCAGCTCCAGATTGGTGGACTTCAGAACCCTGCCCTTCTCAGCAGCCTGTCGATCGACGCGGGTGAAAATCTCTGGATCGCCAATCTTCGCTCGATCACGCCCAATAGGCAGGGAACGCTTTCGGGCATCGCAAGCACGAGCCTGACGAGCATTTCGCCGAACACCAGCGGATGCACGACCACGCAAGACGGAAACACCACCTGCACAGTCCCAGGCGGCTTCGGGCTGGATATCAATCTGCAGGCGCCGAGCGCTACGGTTCCCGATCGCAGCGGTAATGTATGGATCTCGAGTTCCAATTCGAACAGCATCGTCATGTTCTTCGGCCTCGCCGTCCCCACGGCGACGCCGATCCGGCCGACACCAACAGCACCATAAGGCAGAAAACAGCAAAACAGGAAACAGCACAGACGGGGCACGGCTTTTCGCCGTGCCCCGTCTAATTTGAGTAGGGTTGAACTTTAACCCAGGCACAACCGTTTTCTGTTAGCCCTTGAATTGAGCTGTTTCCCGTTTCCTGCCTTTAACCTTATGCCCTTGTCGAATCCTTGGCG encodes:
- a CDS encoding A/G-specific adenine glycosylase; translation: MKQAVAGTGIAPEIEVPAIEFRRLLLGWYREHARVLPWRGIDDPYATWLSEVMLQQTRVATVIERYREFLTRFPTLQALAAAEENDVLALWSGLGYYRRARMLHRGAQFVVGELHGEMPRSAAELKALPGVGDYTAAAIASIAFGESVAVVDGNVERVLLRLMGLPEERTGAGRARITKAAQSLVPAAAKRGVGNPPGDHNQAMMELGATICTPKSPLCLQCPVVGLCRTRGEHVTPVRQKQRSRSVAYLLARRGERVLLERRSAEASLMPGMLELPPLSMDAVAAYEPLLRVKHSITNTNYDVQVFAEGKLRDAVPAAASDLIWTPAAKLRDLPLTGLARKVLQRVGVMSR
- a CDS encoding DUF3592 domain-containing protein; translation: MHVFDGQIRQAPRLIGGIVAGIVLVSGIAWWIVRRLRPSADELERRRCERIAIGGRITDGYLVDARSLDGEESLSPTPEVLFYSYRLAGVTYNCAQDVSRLPERVRGFRLDQAVQVRYDPRNPGNSILVSESWSGLWLRQSSSEPKEQEHPG
- a CDS encoding NHL repeat-containing protein, which gives rise to MASFRTRSLSRFALAFSASVCLASVLTGCGTGALDTSSTGTLGIQGHVFGGQQPVSGASIFLYVAGTGGNGSAATPILQGAVTTSADGTFSIGTNYSCPSGTDQTYIAAVNGNPGLGTGNNNALVLMAALGDCSNLSSFSFVNINEVTTAAAAWALAPFTTSYTNVGSSSTNTKGIQNAFLDAQLLADSSTGLPPTTLPSNLTFETSKLYTLANAIASCVNSDGGSSCSPLFKAATPSGGVAPTDTLGAALNIVKHPAQNVAAVFTAASSQPPFPSLPKAPNDWTMTMTVTGGGLSNPDPIDIDSNGFVWAGNHNDSTGQPNTSSISEFSPQGTPLSPSTGYGFGLLDEVLGLTIDSSDNVWVTNEENKGALNGSLTGFSGASSSTPGTPIVNSASGVPYFLDPDPTNGTYFPVALSTNASDQIFVLNQNTNHESVFNPTTGAFSPLAINNVNFPVAIAADASGGLWIANSCVSGCSATGGPPNGAGDSTVTHVASDGTAMRPVCCFTPSSLATDGLGNAWIADGGNNSVSEISPAGTVVVNQLQIGGLQNPALLSSLSIDAGENLWIANLRSITPNRQGTLSGIASTSLTSISPNTSGCTTTQDGNTTCTVPGGFGLDINLQAPSATVPDRSGNVWISSSNSNSIVMFFGLAVPTATPIRPTPTAP
- a CDS encoding M28 family peptidase, whose product is MTKYWTMTALLLMAAGMSTGKALSQSPLSTAEKSVSSDRIREQDKFLSDDQLEGRYPGLRGGELAAQYIATQFALEGLTPAGDNGTFFQQVNFVGMKVKPAETSFTLESEKGKPVLLKFGDDFVVTNQTLTPVTTIDAPIVFVGYGATAPEFNWDDYAGVDVKGKIILCIVGDPPSDDPKFFAGKALTYYGRWTYKFEQAARKGAVGALIIHRTDLASYGWDVVKNSNSGERTALRDDANPRLQAASWIHLDVARKLFAMSGLDLDKEFAAAGQRGFHAVELPVRLKATVTSTVRPFQSPNVVAMLPGQNKASGKPDQAVLYTAHYDHLGFVPGMPGDNIYNGAADNGTGVAMILEMARAWKQVPPSDLPHSVIVAAVTAEEQGLLGSEYLGQHPPVPVSQIALDINYDMLLPIGVQQEINVNGAQRTTFYPEVQATAKRFDLAIVPDPRPEAGSYYRSDHFSLSRVGIPAFSIDAGTLYEGHDHAWGAAQEKSFNENHYHNFSDNFDPQWDFKGDAKLVRFGIDLGWQVIHAPHTVEWKAGDEFEAARKASEK